The following are encoded together in the Drosophila sechellia strain sech25 chromosome 3R, ASM438219v1, whole genome shotgun sequence genome:
- the LOC6619241 gene encoding meckelin has protein sequence MRMRMRCFSRTINWCCALFWIPVTICSLTTATTNPSQVPTPHTFRFQNPTQCLKNEFYNLNLFDCVPCNEVAGGDGVQGKLQPDKFTCKCPAGHLSIFERGKTWPTCDEICTPDRSDNCTSVWLPQPRPTNQCSYRYLNSTAAFASQLPVHPLISGIILTQTNPMSRAGDCHSCDMTHNFRYQDFCLASTLLRPYLHYNAFWQATTTPDSSVPSRFGELKFVAFFCLTLRNDTACQQLANLCVLSHFSLEKHSPCSAFLLTQVSDVVMKYAHSGEQVRSLQPFLFYKKGRVTKELLSKTLQLPDRKELRLFSTTFGLDGGLKRWGAFHPEMLNMCQQKAPSLRVALPKSESEVSCQLTLERLIDLANQRHNDEFLTVFLNFSSNWQYLLHQLPVLIETLTPENQRTQPEEWQLVKRFQLISASPRDNHLHQTMPRYEDAHKLQQYYSLRYVEDIEIRYTLDKDQPDRVGLPLIRLRYRHIEMGSGNTSLSQLYPFSLRISYDQVKRGWDWLILEVALPLLLLLAFAAAALRLQNLRRRRKADLCQMSSLMEFLLQLAGNVAYALLATTLLLLLLQASNPRLLKILLYTAFVLQFLFLGVQLWRSSQLELFLIDWERPRSSCEGQRLNLDSSSLCSSVRTFVAESSVSAWRVLFTANAWIRLSVTQKYSTLGQVFVVIAVYQFLERFTKGDIFLRCCLIAAAYLLTYLLQIIGHQLFVANPLQKFIDLCSLANISLFSLTEPGFGYYIHGRSPHGFADTDMSSMILQLQRTQTMCGRRGLLMDSDKQAYVILPPRNLHIYLERLLLPFQRSLTGTLSQTMLYQKDIVPSIDGQMERTSIAYASVNRFFCAFIDHAIKDMDYIIKEKSFVEQLLNCEIDNYITENRGTFYIDDSFSFSRVLLLGNHLHIFVLELLLVLSIFLMTSNLLIAAAGACGLNILLRQVFRRWVRRNISRKTLIDERFLL, from the exons atgaggatgaggatgaggtgCTTCTCCCGAACTATCAACTGGTGTTGTGCTCTTTTCTGGATTCCAGTGACCATCTGCTCGCTGACCACCGCGACCACAAATCCCTCACAGGTGCCAACGCCGCACACTTTTCGCTTCCAGAATCCGACGCAGTGCCTCAAGAACGAGTTCTACAACCTCAACCTATTCGACTGTGTGCCCTGCAATGAGGTCGCCGGCGGAGATGGGGTTCAAGGAAAACTGCAACCCGACA AATTCACCTGCAAGTGCCCGGCTGGTCATCTGTCGATCTTTGAGCGCGGCAAGACGTGGCCCACCTGCGATGAGATTTGCACTCCGGACAGGAGCGACAATTGCACTTCGGTGTGGCTACCCCAGCCCCGACCTACCAACCAGTGCAGCTATCGGTATCTGAACTCCACGGCGGCCTTTGCCAGCCAGTTGCCAGTGCATCCACTCATTTCCGGCATCATACTGACCCAGACAAATCCGATGAGCAGAGCGGGAGACTGCCATTCCTGCGATATGACGCACAATTTCCGGTATCAGGACTTCTGCTTGGCTAGTACCCTGCTCCGTCCGTATCTGCACTACAACGCCTTCTGGCAGGCCACTACCACGCCGGATTCCAGTGTACCCAGCCGCTTTGGTGAGCTCAAGTTCGTGGCCTTCTTCTGCCTGACTCTGCGCAACGATACCGCCTGCCAGCAGCTGGCCAATCTGTGCGTGCTCTCGCACTTCTCCCTGGAAAAGCACTCACCCTGCAGCGCCTTCCTGCTTACCCAAGTTTCTGATGTGGTCATGAAGTATGCTCACTCCGGCGAGCAGGTGCGATCCTTGCAGCCGTTCCTGTTCTACAAGAAGGGTCGGGTTACCAAGGAGCTGCTCTCGAAGACGCTTCAGCTGCCGGATCGCAAGGAGCTGCGACTTTTTAGCACCACATTTGGCCTAGATGGCGGACTCAAACGGTGGGGTGCCTTTCATCCGGAGATGCTTAACATGTGCCAGCAGAAGGCACCAAGCCTCCGAGTGGCGCTACCCAAGAGTGAGTCGGAGGTATCCTGCCAGCTGACCCTAGAGCGTCTCATTGACCTGGCCAACCAGCGGCACAACGACGAGTTCCTCACCGTGTTCCTAAACTTCAGCAGCAACTGGCAGTATCTGCTTCACCAGCTACCTGTACTCATTGAGACCCTGACGCCGGAAAACCAG CGAACCCAGCCAGAGGAGTGGCAGTTGGTGAAGCGTTTCCAGCTGATCTCCGCCTCGCCGCGGGATAATCATCTTCACCAGACCATGCCGCGGTACGAGGATGCCCACAAGCTGCAGCAATATTACTCCTTGCGATATGTGGAGGACATCGAAATTCGTTATACGCTGGACAAGGATCAGCCGGATAGAGTGGGTCTGCCACTCATTCGCCTGCGATACCGACACATAGAGATGGGATCGGGAAATACATCGCTCTCCCAACTGTACCCATTCAGCCTGAGGATTAGCTACGACCAAGTTAAGCGTGGTTGGGATTGGTTGATACTGGAGGTGgcgctgccgctgctcctTTTGCTGGCCTTTGCAGCTGCTGCCTTGCGTCTCCAGAATTTGAGAAGAAGACGAAAGGCGGACCTCTGTCAGATGAGCAGTCTTATGGAATTTCTTCTGCAGCTGGCCGGAAATGTGGCATATGCTCTGCTGGCGACTactctgctgctcctgctgctgcaggcCTCCAATCCTCGACTACTGAAAATCCTACTCTATACCGCCTTTGTGCTGCAGTTCCTCTTTCTGGGCGTCCAGCTGTGGCGCTCCAGCCAGCTGGAACTGTTCCTCATCGACTGGGAAAGGCCGCGGAGCAGCTGCGAGGGACAACGCCTGAATCTGGACAGCTCCTCTCTCTGCTCTAGCGTGCGCACCTTTGTGGCCGAGAGCAGCGTCTCCGCCTGGCGAGTTCTCTTTACGGCCAATGCCTGGATTCGCCTTAGTGTGACCCAGAAGTACTCCACCTTGGGTCAGGTATTTGTGGTCATCGCTGTCTATCAGTTCCTGGAGAGGTTTACCAAGGGTGACATTTTCCTACGTTGCTGCCTAATAGCGGCAGCTTATCTGCTCACATATCTACTTCAGATAATAGGCCACCAACTATTTGTAGCCAATCCCCTCCAGAAGTTCATCGATCTGTGCAGTCTGGCCAACATTTCTCTGTTCTCACTGACGGAGCCAGGATTTGGTTATTACATCCACGGACGATCCCCGCACGGCTTTGCCGATACGGATATGTCCTCGATGATTTTGCAGCTGCAGAGGACCCAGACCATGTGCGGGCGACGAGGATTGCTAATGGACTCGGACAAGCAGGCGTACGTCATCCTGCCTCCCAGAAACCTTCA CATCTACCTGGAGCGACTGCTCCTTCCCTTCCAGCGCAGTCTAACCGGCACCCTTTCGCAGACCATGCTCTACCAAAAGGACATCGTTCCGAGCATCGATGGACAGATGGAACGCACCTCCATTGCGTATGCCAGCGTAAATCGCTTCTTCTGCGCCTTTATCGACCAT GCCATCAAGGACATGGATTACATTATTAAGGAGAAGTCGTTTGTAGAGCAATTGCTGAACTGCGAAATAGACAACTACATCACGGAAA ACAGAGGTACCTTCTACATAGACGATTCGTTCAGCTTCTCCCGCGTTCTCCTCTTGGGTAACCATTTGCATATCTTTGTCCTGGAACTCCTCTTGGTGCTGTCGATCTTCCTGATGACCTCTAATTTATTGATTGCAGCTGCTGGCGCTTGTGGCTTAAACATA TTACTGCGCCAAGTGTTCCGCCGTTGGGTGCGACGGAACATCTCCCGCAAGACCCTCATCGACGAGAGGTTTCTCTTGTAG
- the LOC6619240 gene encoding neurogenic protein mastermind, producing the protein MNNLEHSKHFYPDNYKLDLSETMKAALSKGPGGGAGGGGVAGGDMLPQPNAGMPGVGYVTEKLYMLLQLYLQNKGWNPSAELLQCFSDLKDNAMLPSAAYLQVLANRLTLDSQGRLILRDNGKIVLPFEHFANAVMLKHMSGPHGLHLSVDATVRAVIESYTIGRDQFGMEKEFIIEVVQSCPSPACRYYKNHMGISPMPFMEQQYPGVNTPEFLQRLAHLPPGGAAGSGPGGSAAGSTSSVASSSSSANVEIDLSKSTGAKVPQVPVPPQLQHLTKQQQSSLQTQLSQISAAAAHHQQQQQQQQQQQQQQQQQQQQAAAKHQQQLTAALIQQQNRVLAQQNLEKLSNHLSPLEKQRVFAQLDPKHFDPMAVAAAAANLQIQGLMQSQAVAAAVAANQQPPAATTTSAAGGAASGSQAHHGHHPLPPPSQSPHSSSSSSSHSSLDQITHKNVADSLRSNLDSIESNKDLLALHNGAWATGDANRMDHLAVGQDKIVRIFAELMRNMSRMKTYIRPSMCKPYGKQSESLQKTLMDTIQIVQTLRNCLPAPHIPVSSWKSESEGNVGSGVSAGVGVGVPAGLNLGAALGLPSGNMH; encoded by the exons ATGAACAATTTG GAGCACTCCAAGCACTTCTATCCCGATAACTACAAATTGGATCTGTCTGAGACCATGAAGGCGGCGCTGTCCAAAGGACCCGGAGGTGGTGCCGgtggcgggggcgtggcaggcggAGATATGCTGCCGCAGCCAAATGCTGGAATGCCAGGAGTGGGCTATGTTACGGAAAAGCTGTacatgctgctgcagctgtaTCTGCAGAACAAGGGCTGGAATCCCAGTGCTGAGCTGCTGCAGTGCTTCAGCGATCTCAAGGACAATGCCATGCTGCCCAGCGCCGCCTATCTGCA GGTCCTGGCCAACCGGTTGACCCTGGACTCCCAGGGACGGCTGATACTGCGCGACAATGGAAAGATTGTCTTGCCCTTCGAGCATTTTGCCAATGCGGTCATGCTAAAGCACATGTCGGGTCCGCATGGTCTGCACCTTAGTGTCGATGCCACAGTGCGGGCAGTCATTGAGTCGTACACCATCGGTCGGGATCAGTTCGGCATGGAGAAGGAGTTCATCATCGAGGTGGTGCAGTCCTGCCCCAGTCCCGCATGTCGTTACTACAAAAACCACATGGGGATCTCGCCCATGCCGTTCATGGAGCAGCAGTATCCGGGCGTAAACACTCCCGAGTTCCTGCAGCGTTTGGCTCATCTGCCGCCTGGCGGAGCAGCCGGATCTGGACCAGGAGGCTCCGCAGCCGGATCCACCTCCAGTGTGGCAAGCAGCTCGAGTTCGGCGAACGTGGAAATCGATCTGTCCAAGTCGACGGGCGCTAAGGTGCCCCAGGTGCCGGTGCCGCCGCAGTTACAGCACCTGaccaagcagcagcagagcaGCCTCCAGACGCAGCTCTCCCAGATCAGTGCTGCCGCCGCCCAtcaccaacaacagcaacagcagcagcaacaacagcaacagcagcagcagcagcaacaacagcaagcaGCAGCCAAGCACCAGCAGCAATTGACTGCGGCCCTCATCCAACAGCAAAACCGTGTCCTCGCCCAGCAAAATTTGGAGAAGCTTAGCAACCACCTCAGTCCGCTGGAAAAGCAGCGCGTCTTCGCCCAGCTGGATCCCAAGCACTTTGATCCCATGGCCGTTGCGGCTGCAGCCGCCAATCTTCAAATCCAGGGCCTGATGCAATCGCAGGCAGTGGCTGCCGCCGTCGCCGCCAATCAGCAGCCTCCGGCGGCTACGACTACATCTGCTGCAGGAGGAGCTGCAAGCGGTTCGCAGGCCCACCATGGACACCATCCCTTGCCACCACCATCGCAGTCGCCACACTCATCCTCTTCGTCTTCCTCTCATTCCTCGCTGGACCAGATTACCCACAAGAACGTCGCCGACTCCTTGCG TTCCAATCTGGACTCAATAGAATCGAATAAGGATTTGCTGGCGCTGCACAATGGAGCCTGGGCCACCGGCGACGCCAATCGAATGGATCACTTGGCCGTGGGCCAGGACAAGATAGTGCGCATCTTCGCGGAGCTGATGCGAAACATGTCGCGGATGAAAACCTACATACGTCCCTCGATGTGCAAGCCCTACGGCAAGCAGAGTGAGAGTTTGCAGAAAA CCCTCATGGACACCATTCAGATCGTGCAGACGCTGCGCAATTGCCTCCCAGCTCCCCACATACCCGTGTCGTCCTGGAAAAGCGAGAGCGAGGGCAACGTGGGATCAGGTGTGAGCGCGGGAGTAGGAGTGGGTGTCCCTGCAGGACTTAACCTGGGCGCCGCCTTGGGTCTGCCATCGGGCAACATGCACTAG